A stretch of the Candidatus Limnocylindrales bacterium genome encodes the following:
- a CDS encoding GNAT family N-acetyltransferase, giving the protein MLATLQTSRLLMRPYSREDIDGLHALWTAPDVRRYLWDDIVIPRETAEQAVAASIADVSAHRYGQWSLTLAQGGDGIIGFCGFRPWEDGAEPELLYGLARPYWGRGLAYEAARAALLYLVRTTRAPKVWAATDEPNVASQKVLDRLGMKQIESRPGPMWTQLRYELADPGRLLPFDAYATAD; this is encoded by the coding sequence ATGCTGGCCACGCTGCAGACGAGCAGGCTGCTGATGCGTCCATACAGCCGCGAGGACATTGACGGCCTTCATGCCTTGTGGACGGCGCCCGATGTCCGCCGCTACCTGTGGGACGACATCGTCATTCCACGAGAGACGGCCGAGCAGGCGGTGGCGGCGAGCATTGCCGACGTCTCGGCGCACCGGTATGGGCAGTGGTCGCTGACGCTCGCGCAGGGCGGCGACGGCATCATCGGGTTTTGCGGCTTCCGTCCGTGGGAAGATGGCGCAGAGCCTGAGCTCCTCTACGGTCTGGCTCGCCCATACTGGGGCCGCGGCCTGGCGTACGAGGCTGCGCGGGCCGCCCTGCTCTACCTCGTGCGAACCACGCGCGCTCCCAAGGTGTGGGCGGCAACCGATGAACCCAACGTGGCTTCGCAGAAGGTGCTCGACCGCCTCGGCATGAAGCAGATCGAGAGCCGTCCCGGGCCGATGTGGACGCAGCTACGATACGAGCTTGCCGATCCGGGACGCCTGCTTCCGTTCGACGCCTACGCCACCGCCGACTAG
- a CDS encoding isoprenylcysteine carboxylmethyltransferase family protein: protein MRETTAAALKTILFTVLVPGTVTIYAPFSLLWLAGAEAAPAAGSGRIAGIAVIAAGIAGYLWCAYDFTQRGRGTPAPIDPPKELVATGLYRFTRNPMYVSVLAVLAGEALLLRSPWLALYGTVVAAAFQSFIVLYEEPALRKSFGPAYERYCQRVPRWLL from the coding sequence GTGCGCGAGACGACAGCCGCAGCGCTGAAGACGATCCTGTTCACGGTGCTGGTTCCCGGCACCGTCACCATCTACGCGCCATTCTCGTTGCTCTGGCTGGCCGGCGCCGAGGCTGCGCCAGCGGCCGGCTCCGGCCGCATTGCCGGCATCGCGGTCATCGCCGCCGGAATCGCAGGCTATCTATGGTGCGCGTACGATTTCACCCAGCGCGGCCGCGGAACGCCGGCACCGATCGATCCGCCCAAGGAGCTGGTGGCAACGGGACTGTACCGATTCACGCGCAATCCGATGTACGTCAGCGTCCTTGCGGTGTTGGCAGGCGAAGCGCTGCTCCTGCGGTCGCCCTGGCTGGCGCTCTATGGCACGGTCGTCGCTGCCGCGTTCCAGAGCTTCATCGTGCTGTACGAAGAGCCGGCGCTGCGCAAGAGCTTCGGCCCGGCGTACGAGCGCTACTGCCAGCGCGTTCCGCGCTGGCTGCTCTGA
- a CDS encoding cytochrome P450, with protein sequence MSEPAFDLDAIDVFSPAHYVAHGYPHAEWKYLRKHSPVHWYEVRADVDPYWVITKHADIVELSKQPEIFQIAPRLAMFPRRTDPPTRPRSLLNMDPPEHGDYRRVSARQFTPRTVTQLAPHVDDMTREVLDAAARKESGDFVADISAPITIGVIADMLGVPAADREKLFHWTNEVIAPEDPEFATGNAGETFEKARIELFTYFKALSDERRRNPATDIVSTVANGTVHGQPLPDFELLSYYMLLVAAGNETTRNAMTGGMIAFLENPGEWEKLRRNPQLLDLAIEEIVRWTTPVIQFARTPTQDYVLRGKTIKAGQPCCLVYPSGNRDEDVFPDGDVFRIDRDPNDHIGFGRGEHVCLGAHLARLELKTAFRHLLERLEHAELAGPVERARSSFVGGIKRAPMRWSIRA encoded by the coding sequence ATGAGCGAGCCCGCTTTCGACCTCGACGCCATCGACGTGTTCAGCCCTGCCCACTACGTCGCGCACGGCTATCCGCATGCCGAGTGGAAGTACCTGCGAAAGCACTCGCCCGTGCACTGGTACGAGGTGCGCGCCGACGTCGATCCGTACTGGGTCATCACCAAGCACGCCGACATCGTCGAGCTTTCCAAGCAGCCCGAGATCTTCCAGATCGCGCCGCGCCTGGCCATGTTCCCGCGCCGCACCGATCCGCCCACGCGGCCGCGCTCGCTGCTGAACATGGACCCGCCCGAGCACGGCGACTATCGCCGCGTCTCGGCCCGGCAGTTCACGCCGCGCACGGTCACGCAGCTGGCGCCGCACGTCGACGACATGACGCGCGAAGTGCTCGATGCCGCCGCGCGAAAGGAGTCCGGCGATTTCGTCGCCGACATTTCGGCCCCCATCACCATCGGCGTCATCGCCGACATGCTGGGCGTGCCGGCGGCCGATCGCGAGAAACTGTTCCACTGGACCAACGAGGTCATCGCGCCGGAGGACCCCGAGTTCGCCACCGGCAACGCCGGCGAGACGTTCGAGAAGGCACGCATCGAGCTATTCACCTACTTCAAGGCGCTGTCGGACGAGCGCCGCAGGAATCCGGCCACCGACATCGTCAGCACCGTTGCCAACGGCACCGTGCACGGGCAGCCGCTGCCGGACTTCGAGCTGCTGTCCTACTACATGCTGCTGGTGGCGGCGGGCAACGAGACGACGCGCAACGCCATGACCGGCGGCATGATCGCGTTCCTGGAGAACCCGGGCGAATGGGAGAAGCTGCGGAGGAACCCGCAGCTTCTGGACCTGGCGATCGAGGAGATCGTGCGCTGGACCACGCCGGTCATCCAGTTCGCACGCACGCCGACGCAGGATTACGTGCTGCGCGGCAAGACCATCAAGGCGGGGCAGCCGTGCTGCCTGGTCTACCCGTCGGGCAACCGCGACGAGGACGTCTTTCCCGACGGCGACGTCTTCCGCATCGACCGCGATCCCAATGACCACATCGGCTTCGGCCGCGGCGAGCATGTCTGCCTCGGCGCCCACCTTGCGCGCCTCGAGCTGAAGACCGCCTTTCGGCATCTGCTCGAGCGCCTCGAGCACGCCGAGCTGGCCGGGCCGGTCGAGCGGGCCCGGTCCTCGTTCGTCGGCGGCATCAAGCGCGCGCCGATGCGGTGGTCGATCCGGGCCTGA
- a CDS encoding sodium-translocating pyrophosphatase → MLAAVACLLTGLTAMPALASEADLVLPSFDQPLFFGGSVTGSTILFLGIIVSALGMVFGLYQYRSLKNMPVHRSMLEISELIYETCKEYLITQGKFILILEVFIGAVIVLYFGVLTTNENMTAFRVVVILLFSLIGIAGSYGVAWFGIRVNTFANSRTAFASLRGKPYPTYDIPLTAGMSIGLVLISVELIIMLAILLFIPGDFAGPCFIGFAIGESLGASALRIAGGIFTKIADIGSDLMKIVLGIKEDDARNPGVIADCTGDNAGDSVGPSADGFETYGVTGVALITFILLATLGLADEAPRIQVQLLVWIFAMRIMMVGASWASYMANNAIQKSNYENASHMDFEKPLTFLVWLTSLVSVVLTYAVSYFLIGDIVIGGQTDTSMWWKLSTVISCGTLAGALIPEFVKIFTSTNSGHVREVVQGSREGGASLNIIGGLVAGNFSAYWLGMLIVALMGLAYGVSTMGMGALFPVPGSTLDPSPIFAFGLVAFGFLGMGPVTIAVDSYGPVTDNAQSVYELSLIENIPGIDKEIQRDFGFTPDFEKGKLFLEENDGAGNTFKATAKPVLIGTAVVGATTMIFSILFMLTAGLTEQVEKISILHAPFLLGLVTGGAMIYWFSGASMQAVSVGAYRAVEFIKNNIKLEGSDKASVADSRKVVQICTQYAQKGMFNIFLAIFFGTLGFACLEPFFFIGYLVSIAVFGLYQAIFMANAGGAWDNAKKVVEVDLKMKGTPLHEACVVGDTVGDPYKDTSSVAMNPVIKFTTLFGLLAVELAVELSHTNAALTLVLSAVFVAISMFFVHRSFYGMRIEHSLTAAEEPATGKARAMA, encoded by the coding sequence TTGCTCGCCGCCGTCGCCTGCCTGCTCACCGGCCTGACCGCCATGCCCGCGCTGGCCAGCGAAGCCGACCTCGTGCTTCCCAGCTTCGACCAGCCCCTCTTCTTCGGCGGCAGCGTCACCGGCTCCACCATCCTCTTCCTGGGCATCATCGTCTCCGCCCTCGGCATGGTCTTCGGCCTCTACCAGTACCGCTCCCTCAAGAACATGCCGGTGCACCGCTCGATGCTCGAAATCTCCGAGCTCATCTACGAGACGTGCAAGGAGTACCTGATCACCCAGGGCAAGTTCATCCTGATCCTCGAGGTCTTCATCGGCGCGGTCATCGTCCTGTACTTCGGCGTTCTGACGACGAACGAGAACATGACGGCTTTCCGCGTGGTCGTCATCCTGCTCTTCAGCCTGATCGGCATCGCAGGCAGCTACGGCGTTGCGTGGTTCGGCATCCGCGTGAACACCTTCGCCAACTCGCGCACGGCCTTCGCCAGCCTGCGCGGCAAGCCGTATCCCACCTACGACATCCCGCTGACCGCAGGCATGAGCATCGGCCTGGTGCTGATCTCGGTCGAGCTGATCATCATGCTGGCCATCCTCCTGTTCATCCCGGGGGACTTTGCCGGCCCCTGCTTCATCGGCTTCGCCATCGGCGAATCGCTCGGCGCCTCGGCCCTTCGCATCGCCGGCGGCATCTTCACCAAGATCGCCGACATCGGTTCCGACCTCATGAAGATCGTACTGGGCATCAAGGAGGACGATGCCCGCAACCCCGGCGTCATCGCCGACTGCACCGGCGACAACGCCGGCGACTCGGTCGGGCCCAGCGCCGACGGATTCGAGACCTACGGCGTCACCGGCGTCGCGCTCATCACGTTCATCCTGCTGGCCACGCTCGGCCTGGCCGACGAGGCGCCGCGCATCCAGGTGCAGCTCCTGGTCTGGATCTTCGCCATGCGCATCATGATGGTGGGCGCCAGCTGGGCCTCCTACATGGCCAACAACGCCATCCAGAAGAGCAACTACGAGAACGCCTCGCACATGGACTTCGAGAAGCCGCTGACCTTCCTGGTGTGGCTGACCTCGCTGGTCTCGGTCGTGCTGACCTACGCCGTCTCCTACTTCCTCATCGGCGACATCGTCATCGGCGGCCAGACCGACACCTCGATGTGGTGGAAGCTTTCCACCGTCATCTCGTGCGGCACGCTGGCCGGCGCGCTCATCCCCGAGTTCGTCAAGATCTTCACCTCCACCAACTCGGGGCACGTTCGCGAGGTGGTGCAGGGATCTCGCGAAGGCGGCGCGTCGCTCAACATCATCGGCGGCCTGGTCGCCGGCAACTTCAGCGCCTACTGGCTCGGGATGCTCATCGTCGCCCTGATGGGCCTAGCCTACGGCGTCAGCACGATGGGCATGGGCGCGCTGTTCCCGGTTCCCGGCAGCACCCTGGACCCCTCGCCGATCTTCGCATTCGGCCTGGTGGCCTTCGGCTTCCTCGGCATGGGGCCGGTGACCATCGCCGTCGACTCCTACGGCCCCGTCACCGACAACGCGCAGTCCGTGTATGAGCTTTCGCTGATCGAGAACATCCCCGGCATCGACAAGGAGATCCAGAGGGACTTCGGCTTCACGCCCGACTTCGAGAAGGGCAAGCTGTTCCTCGAGGAGAACGACGGCGCCGGCAACACGTTCAAGGCCACGGCCAAACCGGTGCTGATCGGCACCGCGGTCGTGGGCGCCACCACGATGATCTTCTCGATCCTGTTCATGCTGACGGCGGGCCTGACCGAGCAGGTCGAGAAGATATCGATCCTGCACGCGCCCTTCCTGCTCGGCCTCGTCACCGGCGGCGCGATGATCTACTGGTTCTCGGGCGCCTCGATGCAGGCGGTGTCCGTCGGCGCGTATCGCGCCGTCGAGTTCATCAAGAACAACATCAAGCTCGAAGGCTCCGACAAGGCGTCGGTCGCCGACAGCCGCAAGGTGGTGCAGATCTGCACGCAATACGCCCAGAAGGGCATGTTCAACATCTTCCTGGCGATATTCTTCGGAACGCTCGGCTTTGCCTGCCTGGAGCCCTTCTTCTTCATCGGCTACCTGGTCTCGATCGCGGTCTTCGGCCTCTACCAGGCAATCTTCATGGCCAACGCCGGCGGCGCCTGGGACAACGCCAAGAAGGTCGTCGAAGTCGACCTGAAGATGAAGGGCACGCCGCTGCACGAAGCGTGCGTGGTCGGCGACACCGTCGGCGATCCCTACAAGGACACCTCCTCGGTGGCCATGAACCCGGTCATCAAGTTCACCACGCTCTTCGGCCTGCTGGCCGTTGAGCTGGCCGTCGAGCTCTCGCACACCAACGCGGCACTGACGTTGGTCCTGTCGGCGGTCTTCGTGGCAATCTCGATGTTCTTCGTCCACCGCAGCTTCTACGGCATGCGCATCGAGCACTCGCTGACGGCGGCCGAGGAGCCGGCCACCGGCAAGGCTCGGGCGATGGCGTAG
- a CDS encoding SCO family protein gives MTLLAMAVLGAIISVAAPVASASASQVRASPQPAPAVRTNDPIAAPGYEELSFPAPVPGTYQLPPLGKAADGKVLDSEGNQRSLAELLHGRITVLAFVYRSCPDPNGCPLANFVMSRVRDALNADPALHPRTQLLSLSLDPHRDTPQHMAEMARALGRPPLRWLFLTTPSADRLEPILDAYGQSVRHDTDAEGRPLGTISHILRVFLIDAAGTIRNIYTSSYLHADTVLADIRTVTMENGPGR, from the coding sequence GTGACGCTGCTGGCCATGGCCGTGCTGGGCGCGATCATTTCGGTAGCGGCGCCGGTCGCGTCCGCGTCGGCATCGCAGGTACGAGCGTCGCCACAGCCTGCGCCCGCAGTGCGCACCAACGATCCGATAGCCGCGCCCGGATACGAAGAGCTGAGCTTTCCGGCACCTGTCCCCGGCACCTACCAGCTGCCGCCGCTCGGGAAGGCGGCTGACGGGAAGGTTCTGGACAGCGAGGGAAACCAAAGATCGCTCGCCGAGCTCCTGCACGGCCGCATCACCGTCCTGGCCTTCGTCTACCGCTCCTGCCCCGATCCCAACGGCTGCCCTCTGGCCAACTTCGTCATGTCGCGCGTGCGCGATGCCCTCAACGCCGATCCGGCGCTGCATCCGCGCACACAGTTGCTCTCGCTCAGCCTCGACCCCCACCGCGACACGCCGCAGCACATGGCCGAGATGGCCAGAGCCCTTGGCCGCCCGCCGCTGCGATGGCTGTTCCTGACCACGCCTTCGGCCGACCGGCTCGAACCGATCCTGGACGCCTACGGGCAGAGCGTCCGTCACGATACCGACGCCGAGGGCCGCCCGCTCGGCACCATCTCCCACATCCTGCGCGTCTTCCTCATCGACGCCGCCGGCACCATCCGCAACATCTACACCTCCTCCTACCTCCACGCCGACACCGTCCTGGCCGACATCCGCACAGTGACGATGGAGAACGGCCCGGGCCGCTGA
- a CDS encoding selenium-binding protein SBP56-related protein — protein MKSILSLFAVIFLSASTAHADETCMSPYMAKIVGQEDYVYVWTLGMPGVGDEQDKLVTIDVHPSSKSYGKVIASASVGSRNEAHHSGFTDDRRHLWAAGLDSGRIFIFDVHTNPSKPKVVQTIQDFTPKSGGVMGPHTLYALPGRMLVTGLSNAADRSGRTGMVEYTNDGKYITTHWMPTDADLLGAKKTGQFADGYGYDSRALPRRNALITSSFTGHANYMRDLTSLMADAEAMKKFGNTVVVWNLHQRTPKVVLDVPGAPLEIRCAWGANNDYCFTTTALTSKIWLIAADAQGNWTAEAVGDIGDATKVPLPVDISISSDDRLLWVNTWNDGMTRLFDVSNPRQARQIYEKKIGPQVNMVSESWDGKRLYFTSSLLANWDKKTSDDGSPLQFFKAYEWDGTELKEKFALDFIKDGLGAPHQMRFGSRALYASPAKTARDAAAAAN, from the coding sequence ATGAAATCGATCCTGTCGCTCTTCGCCGTCATCTTCCTGTCCGCGAGCACCGCGCATGCCGACGAAACGTGCATGTCGCCGTACATGGCCAAGATCGTAGGCCAGGAAGACTATGTCTATGTCTGGACGCTCGGCATGCCTGGAGTCGGCGACGAGCAGGACAAGCTCGTCACGATCGACGTCCATCCGTCATCGAAGAGCTACGGCAAGGTCATTGCGTCGGCCTCGGTGGGCAGCCGCAACGAGGCGCACCATTCCGGCTTCACCGATGATCGGCGCCACCTGTGGGCGGCGGGCCTGGACTCGGGCCGCATCTTCATCTTCGACGTCCACACCAACCCCTCCAAGCCCAAGGTCGTGCAGACGATCCAGGACTTCACGCCCAAGAGCGGCGGCGTCATGGGCCCGCACACGCTGTACGCGCTTCCCGGCCGCATGCTGGTGACCGGTCTTTCCAACGCCGCCGACCGGAGCGGGCGCACCGGCATGGTCGAGTACACCAACGACGGCAAGTACATCACCACGCACTGGATGCCCACCGATGCCGATCTGCTCGGCGCGAAGAAAACCGGCCAGTTCGCCGACGGCTACGGCTACGATTCGCGCGCGCTGCCGCGGCGCAACGCCCTGATCACGTCCTCCTTCACGGGTCACGCCAATTACATGCGCGACCTGACGTCGCTGATGGCCGATGCGGAGGCGATGAAGAAGTTCGGCAACACGGTGGTGGTCTGGAACCTGCACCAGCGCACGCCGAAGGTCGTCCTGGACGTGCCCGGCGCTCCCCTGGAGATCCGCTGCGCCTGGGGCGCCAACAACGACTACTGCTTCACGACGACCGCGCTGACCTCGAAGATCTGGCTCATCGCGGCGGACGCGCAGGGCAACTGGACCGCCGAAGCGGTCGGCGACATCGGCGATGCCACCAAGGTCCCGCTGCCCGTGGACATCTCGATCAGCTCCGATGACCGCCTGCTGTGGGTCAACACGTGGAACGACGGCATGACGCGGCTGTTCGACGTCTCCAACCCGAGGCAGGCCAGGCAGATCTACGAGAAGAAGATCGGGCCGCAGGTGAACATGGTCTCGGAGAGCTGGGACGGAAAGCGGCTCTACTTCACATCCTCGCTGCTGGCGAATTGGGACAAGAAGACGAGCGACGACGGCAGCCCGCTGCAGTTCTTCAAGGCCTACGAGTGGGACGGGACGGAGCTGAAGGAGAAGTTCGCGCTCGATTTCATCAAGGACGGGCTGGGCGCGCCGCATCAGATGCGCTTCGGCTCGCGCGCCCTCTACGCCAGCCCGGCCAAGACCGCGCGCGACGCGGCGGCAGCCGCGAACTGA
- a CDS encoding NAD(P)/FAD-dependent oxidoreductase → MAIIGSGFSGLSLGIHLRKDGIQSFRIFEKAHRVGGTWRENTYPGCACDVASFAYCFSFEQKTDWSRKWSPQGEILDYMEHCVRKYGLDEHIRFGAEIAGATFDEQAGVWHVRTAGGDIIEADIVVSCVGQLHRPNIPDIEGLDRFQGKVFHSARWDHEYDLTGRHVAVVGNAASAIQFIPHIARKVARLSIFQRSANWMVPRGDRAYTPAEKERFRRHPWMAKAYRWWIWFAHELWFPVFRRNGYLSVQWERGAVQYMESIIQDPQLRQALMPDYPIGAKRILISDDYYQSLTLPNVELIRDGVARLTENSIVTRSGREVPIDTLILATGFRTTEFLVPMQIEGTGGRNLHEAWKEGARAYYGMTVSGFPNFFMMYGPNTNLGHNSIIFMIECQTAYIMDLIRKMRAQDVGTVDLRSEVMEAYNRKLQQNLARTAWAAVDKSWYKDAAGHITNNWSGTTTTYWWHTRHADLADYKLTKRSALQQPAPARATQAAAA, encoded by the coding sequence GTGGCGATCATCGGCTCGGGATTCTCGGGCCTGAGCCTCGGCATTCACCTGCGCAAGGACGGCATCCAGTCGTTCCGGATCTTCGAGAAGGCGCACCGCGTCGGCGGCACATGGCGCGAGAATACGTACCCCGGCTGCGCCTGCGACGTTGCCTCGTTCGCCTACTGCTTCTCGTTCGAACAGAAGACCGACTGGTCGCGCAAGTGGTCGCCGCAGGGCGAAATCCTGGACTACATGGAGCATTGCGTCCGCAAGTACGGGCTGGACGAGCACATCCGCTTCGGCGCCGAGATCGCGGGCGCAACCTTCGATGAGCAGGCGGGCGTCTGGCACGTGCGAACGGCCGGCGGCGACATCATCGAGGCCGACATCGTGGTGAGCTGCGTCGGACAGCTGCACCGGCCCAACATCCCCGACATCGAGGGCCTGGACAGGTTCCAGGGCAAGGTCTTCCATTCCGCGCGCTGGGACCATGAGTACGACCTGACCGGCAGGCACGTCGCGGTGGTCGGCAATGCCGCCAGCGCGATCCAGTTCATCCCGCACATCGCGCGCAAGGTGGCCAGGCTCAGCATATTCCAGCGCAGCGCCAACTGGATGGTGCCGCGTGGCGACCGCGCCTACACGCCCGCCGAGAAGGAACGTTTCCGGCGCCACCCGTGGATGGCCAAGGCGTACCGGTGGTGGATCTGGTTCGCGCACGAGCTGTGGTTCCCCGTCTTCCGCCGCAACGGCTACCTGTCGGTGCAGTGGGAACGCGGAGCGGTCCAGTACATGGAGAGCATCATCCAGGATCCGCAGCTTCGTCAGGCCCTGATGCCGGACTATCCGATCGGCGCCAAGCGAATCCTGATCTCCGACGATTACTACCAGTCGCTGACGCTGCCCAACGTTGAGCTCATCCGCGACGGCGTGGCGCGACTGACCGAGAATTCGATCGTCACGCGCTCGGGCCGCGAGGTACCGATCGACACGCTGATCCTGGCTACCGGCTTCCGCACCACCGAGTTTCTGGTGCCGATGCAGATCGAAGGCACCGGCGGTCGCAACCTGCACGAGGCGTGGAAGGAAGGCGCGCGCGCCTATTACGGCATGACGGTTTCGGGCTTCCCCAACTTCTTCATGATGTACGGGCCCAATACGAACCTCGGCCACAACTCGATCATCTTCATGATCGAATGCCAGACTGCCTACATCATGGATCTCATCCGCAAGATGCGCGCGCAGGATGTGGGCACGGTCGATCTGCGAAGCGAGGTGATGGAAGCCTACAACCGCAAGCTGCAGCAGAACCTCGCGCGCACGGCATGGGCCGCTGTCGACAAGAGCTGGTACAAGGACGCCGCCGGCCACATCACCAACAACTGGTCGGGCACGACGACGACGTACTGGTGGCACACGCGCCACGCCGATCTGGCCGACTACAAATTGACCAAACGCTCGGCGCTGCAGCAGCCGGCGCCGGCCCGTGCCACGCAAGCCGCCGCGGCCTGA
- a CDS encoding hemerythrin domain-containing protein — protein sequence MQEPKEMDIYNALHRDHEELKQLLADLVDATEINEDTTHLLTSIRNLLVPHSRAEEEVFYNSIRDLDAGNDKVMHGFKEHMEAETLLRSLMAMSMVGVEWETAARKLHDAVNHHIEEEETQIFPIAQNLFTHEEAHDIGVAFVSLKPQVAEEGMVKNAIHLVSNLMPARLRPQGEQTTLRRKMA from the coding sequence ATGCAGGAGCCAAAAGAGATGGACATCTACAACGCTCTCCACCGTGACCATGAAGAGCTGAAGCAGTTACTGGCCGATCTGGTGGACGCCACCGAGATCAACGAAGATACCACGCACCTTTTGACGAGCATCCGCAATCTGCTGGTGCCGCACTCGCGGGCCGAGGAAGAAGTGTTCTACAACTCGATCCGCGACCTCGATGCCGGCAACGACAAGGTCATGCACGGCTTCAAGGAGCACATGGAAGCCGAGACGCTGCTGCGGAGCCTCATGGCCATGTCGATGGTCGGCGTGGAATGGGAGACGGCCGCGCGCAAACTGCATGACGCGGTCAATCATCACATCGAGGAGGAAGAGACGCAGATCTTCCCGATTGCACAGAACCTCTTCACCCACGAGGAAGCGCACGACATCGGCGTCGCGTTCGTCTCGCTCAAACCGCAGGTGGCCGAGGAAGGCATGGTCAAGAATGCGATCCACCTGGTCTCGAACCTGATGCCCGCGCGTCTGCGCCCGCAGGGCGAGCAGACGACCCTGCGGCGAAAGATGGCCTGA
- the murJ gene encoding murein biosynthesis integral membrane protein MurJ produces MARNVNTARHTALVAAGIFLSRIAGLVRQRVFAHYFGQSDPGDAFNAAFKIPNLLQNLFGEGVLSASFIPVYSSLLARGMETEARRVAGVVASLLALVTTVVVAAGVFATPYLVDWIAPGFEAEKRALTIVLVRIIFPGTGLLVLSAWCLGILNSHRRFFLSYTAPVLWSAVMIAAMAWYGASVELPQLAVVLAWASVAGSAMQLAIQLPFVWRHTRGMRPSLSMDSPDAASVVRNFVPVFVGRGVVQISSYIDSILASFLPTGAVTALANAQTLYTLPVSLFGMAVSAAELPAMSSMVGEKHEVAQYLRGRLSTGLVRIAFFIIPSAVAFAAFGDLIAAAFYQTGRFGRGDALWVWGTLAGSSVGLLAVTFARLYASAFYALRDTRTPLRYAIVHVVVATALGYAFALPLPAALGLDARWGTAGLTLSAGLAGWAELVLLRRALAARIGETGLATPVALRLWWAALVGTALGSATRVLLPDGLHPALAALIVLAPYAAGYLAVTWASGVAEARTLITTLLRRARLARPA; encoded by the coding sequence ATGGCACGAAACGTGAACACCGCCCGCCATACGGCCCTGGTGGCCGCCGGCATCTTCCTCAGTCGCATCGCCGGCCTGGTTCGCCAGCGCGTGTTTGCGCACTATTTCGGACAGTCCGATCCGGGCGACGCCTTCAACGCCGCTTTCAAGATTCCCAACCTTCTGCAGAACCTTTTCGGCGAGGGCGTTCTGTCGGCGTCCTTCATCCCGGTCTATTCGAGCCTGCTGGCACGCGGAATGGAGACGGAGGCGCGCCGTGTGGCCGGAGTCGTCGCCTCGCTCCTGGCGCTGGTGACGACGGTGGTGGTGGCGGCCGGGGTGTTCGCCACGCCCTATCTCGTCGACTGGATCGCGCCGGGCTTCGAGGCCGAAAAGCGCGCGCTTACGATCGTACTGGTGCGGATCATCTTTCCCGGCACCGGGCTTCTGGTGCTGTCGGCATGGTGCCTGGGGATTCTCAACAGCCACCGGCGCTTCTTCCTGTCCTATACCGCGCCCGTGCTGTGGAGCGCGGTGATGATCGCCGCGATGGCATGGTACGGCGCAAGCGTCGAGCTGCCGCAGCTCGCGGTGGTGCTGGCGTGGGCGTCGGTGGCGGGCTCGGCGATGCAGCTCGCCATCCAGCTGCCGTTCGTGTGGCGGCACACTCGCGGCATGCGCCCGTCGCTGTCCATGGATTCTCCCGACGCGGCCTCGGTGGTTCGCAACTTCGTGCCGGTGTTCGTCGGCCGCGGCGTCGTGCAGATCAGCAGCTACATCGACTCGATCCTTGCCAGCTTCCTTCCCACCGGAGCGGTCACCGCGCTGGCGAACGCGCAGACTCTCTACACGCTTCCGGTCAGCCTCTTCGGCATGGCCGTCTCGGCGGCCGAGCTGCCGGCCATGTCGAGCATGGTGGGCGAGAAGCACGAGGTCGCGCAGTATCTGCGCGGCCGGTTGTCGACCGGCCTCGTTCGGATCGCATTCTTCATCATTCCCTCGGCGGTCGCGTTCGCCGCCTTCGGCGATCTCATCGCGGCGGCGTTCTATCAGACCGGACGCTTCGGGCGCGGCGATGCGCTATGGGTATGGGGGACGCTGGCGGGCTCCTCGGTCGGGCTGCTGGCGGTCACCTTCGCGCGACTGTACGCGTCGGCGTTCTACGCGCTGCGCGACACCCGCACGCCGCTTCGTTACGCAATCGTGCACGTCGTCGTGGCCACGGCGCTCGGCTACGCTTTCGCGCTGCCGCTGCCGGCTGCGCTCGGTCTGGACGCGAGATGGGGCACGGCCGGGCTGACGCTGAGTGCGGGACTGGCAGGATGGGCCGAGCTGGTGCTGCTGCGAAGGGCACTGGCCGCGCGCATCGGCGAGACCGGGCTGGCAACGCCGGTGGCGCTGCGGCTGTGGTGGGCGGCACTCGTCGGCACCGCTCTGGGGTCGGCCACGCGCGTGCTGCTGCCGGACGGGCTGCATCCGGCGCTGGCGGCGCTGATCGTCCTTGCGCCATACGCAGCCGGCTATCTTGCCGTCACCTGGGCCAGCGGTGTCGCCGAGGCGCGCACGCTCATCACGACGTTGCTACGGCGCGCCCGCCTGGCGCGCCCTGCCTGA